One segment of Pandoraea pnomenusa DNA contains the following:
- a CDS encoding RT0821/Lpp0805 family surface protein: protein MSHIRLSRARSLALGTALAIGAGAFTPAFAASNLAFMDNSPLAFMRKADNASIAKAAGAALSDQQDNETVEWSNKGTGNPTAITAQLTPTNTQKTDAQTCRDLIVLLGARGQEVTLRLAACRKGENGRWELQKRGSK, encoded by the coding sequence ATGTCACATATCCGCTTGTCGCGTGCCCGCTCCCTCGCGCTTGGCACGGCGCTCGCCATCGGCGCAGGCGCGTTCACGCCCGCGTTCGCCGCTTCGAATCTCGCGTTCATGGATAACTCGCCGCTCGCTTTCATGCGCAAGGCCGACAACGCCTCGATCGCCAAGGCCGCGGGTGCGGCGCTGTCCGATCAGCAAGACAACGAAACCGTCGAGTGGAGCAACAAGGGCACGGGCAATCCGACCGCCATCACCGCGCAACTCACCCCGACCAACACCCAGAAGACCGACGCCCAGACCTGCCGCGATCTGATCGTGCTGCTCGGCGCGCGCGGTCAGGAAGTCACGCTGCGCCTGGCGGCGTGCCGAAAGGGCGAGAACGGCCGCTGGGAATTGCAGAAGCGCGGTTCGAAGTAA
- a CDS encoding MFS transporter, whose product MSSQPATTLPGTPAPAAQGTAFRVLSAISFSHLLNDMIQSLILAIYPLLKAGFNLSFAQVGLITLTYQVTASLLQPVVGLYTDRHPKPYSLPVGMGFTLVGLLLLAVAPNFGVLLVAAALVGMGSSVFHPESSRVARMASGGRHGMAQSFFQVGGNVGSSLGPLLAALIIAPHGRGSVAWFSVAALVAIFVLFQVSRWYAAQRAAHQGKPAARRGGTAHLSRNQVMFAIGILLVLIFSKYFYLASISSYFTFYLISKFHVSVQSAQVHLFVFLFAVAAGTMIGGPLGDRIGRKYVIWGSILGAAPFTLMLPYANLFWTGILTVVIGLILASAFSAILVYAQELIPGKVGTVSGLFFGFAFGMGGVGAAVLGQLADATSIDFVYHVCAYLPLLGIVTILLPNVEGHKKTAAA is encoded by the coding sequence ATGTCGAGTCAACCTGCAACGACCCTCCCCGGCACCCCCGCGCCGGCGGCGCAGGGCACCGCGTTTCGCGTGCTGTCCGCGATCAGCTTTTCCCATCTGCTCAACGACATGATCCAGTCGTTGATCCTGGCGATTTATCCGCTGCTCAAGGCCGGCTTCAATCTGAGCTTCGCGCAGGTCGGCCTGATTACGCTGACGTATCAGGTCACGGCGTCGCTGCTGCAGCCGGTGGTAGGCCTATATACCGACAGGCATCCGAAGCCGTACTCGCTGCCGGTCGGCATGGGCTTCACGCTCGTGGGCCTGCTGCTGCTGGCCGTTGCACCGAACTTCGGCGTGCTGCTCGTGGCGGCGGCGCTGGTGGGCATGGGTTCGTCGGTGTTCCATCCGGAGTCGTCGCGTGTGGCCCGAATGGCCTCGGGGGGCCGTCACGGTATGGCGCAGTCGTTCTTCCAGGTCGGCGGCAATGTGGGTTCGTCGCTCGGGCCGTTGCTCGCCGCGCTCATCATCGCACCGCACGGCCGCGGGAGCGTGGCGTGGTTTTCGGTGGCGGCGCTCGTCGCCATCTTCGTGCTGTTCCAGGTGAGCCGCTGGTACGCCGCGCAGCGCGCCGCGCACCAGGGCAAGCCGGCCGCGCGCCGCGGCGGCACGGCGCATCTCTCGCGCAACCAGGTGATGTTCGCGATCGGCATTCTGCTGGTGCTGATCTTCTCGAAGTATTTTTATCTCGCCAGCATCAGCAGCTACTTCACGTTCTACCTGATCAGCAAGTTCCACGTATCGGTGCAAAGCGCGCAGGTGCACCTGTTCGTGTTCCTGTTCGCCGTGGCGGCGGGCACGATGATCGGCGGTCCGCTGGGCGACAGGATCGGTCGCAAGTATGTGATCTGGGGCTCGATCCTGGGGGCGGCGCCGTTCACGCTGATGCTGCCGTATGCCAACCTCTTCTGGACCGGCATTCTGACGGTCGTGATCGGCCTGATTCTCGCCTCGGCCTTCTCGGCGATTCTCGTCTATGCGCAGGAGTTGATTCCGGGCAAGGTGGGCACGGTCTCGGGCCTGTTCTTCGGCTTCGCCTTCGGCATGGGCGGCGTGGGCGCGGCGGTGCTCGGTCAGCTCGCCGATGCGACGAGTATCGACTTCGTCTATCACGTGTGCGCTTACCTGCCATTGCTCGGCATCGTCACGATCCTGCTGCCGAACGTCGAAGGCCACAAGAAGACGGCAGCCGCCTGA
- a CDS encoding EAL domain-containing protein produces MIQHSRVVQWLVTGLVVAVTLVVVLVLGWLRIYHMSQSVLQENAERQRDAIERIIAQADGTLRGAAPWVGRACGEVSTSLQAAGTLSPYFRSIWLVSRGQLYCSSVVRSDMPVSLPLPADLVPMLTGTRTLLVGGSPYVPDAPALALYVPTSATDGVLGFVDGIYLTETLLSIKNSDLAWTAMTVGKVALTSEGPRLESAGIATRGAQVTLASEHFVTSLAGSPSLMQSLAANQAPIFLSFGGVVAFLLGVMTFRRLGPAQFMKRQIAQGIRHNEFKVYYQPVMELATGRCAGAEALVRWHHPVAGLVRPDAFIPIAEDNGLIIELTRSLLRQIRNDVAKGALPQGFHIGINLAERHLRDMTIVHDIERYYGTLNDTYPMVAEITERYVIRDTAAARGVMAELQRRGIETALDDFGAENNSIGYLKRYDFNYLKIDKEFLPVTEDDVVTRNICDSIIHLAERLDMTIVAEGVENEMQASYLRTRNVTYAQGYLFARPISFDELVQFAIAHAGTGLTAVKRGAPAPSRLPSPRMTG; encoded by the coding sequence ATGATTCAACACTCCAGAGTCGTGCAGTGGCTGGTGACCGGACTTGTCGTGGCGGTCACGCTCGTCGTCGTCCTGGTGCTGGGCTGGTTGCGCATCTATCACATGTCGCAATCGGTGCTTCAGGAAAATGCCGAACGTCAGCGCGATGCCATCGAGCGCATCATCGCGCAAGCCGACGGTACGCTCCGGGGCGCCGCCCCCTGGGTGGGGCGCGCTTGCGGCGAAGTGAGTACTTCGCTCCAGGCGGCCGGCACGCTCAGCCCATACTTCCGCTCCATTTGGCTTGTCTCTCGCGGCCAGCTCTATTGCTCGTCGGTGGTTCGGTCAGATATGCCCGTGAGCTTGCCGCTACCCGCCGATCTCGTGCCGATGCTGACCGGCACGCGTACCCTGCTCGTCGGCGGTTCGCCGTACGTCCCCGACGCACCGGCACTCGCCCTCTACGTGCCGACCTCGGCGACGGACGGCGTGCTCGGCTTCGTCGACGGCATCTATCTCACGGAAACCCTCCTGAGCATCAAGAACAGCGACCTGGCCTGGACCGCCATGACGGTGGGCAAGGTGGCACTCACTTCCGAGGGTCCGAGACTGGAGTCGGCCGGGATCGCGACACGCGGCGCGCAGGTAACGCTGGCGTCGGAGCACTTCGTCACGTCGCTCGCAGGCAGCCCGTCGCTGATGCAATCGCTCGCGGCCAACCAGGCGCCGATCTTTCTTTCGTTCGGAGGGGTCGTCGCATTCCTGCTCGGCGTGATGACATTCCGCCGCCTGGGCCCCGCCCAGTTCATGAAGCGACAGATCGCGCAGGGCATCCGGCATAACGAATTCAAGGTCTACTACCAACCGGTGATGGAGCTCGCCACGGGCCGCTGCGCGGGCGCCGAGGCGCTGGTGCGTTGGCATCATCCGGTCGCGGGGCTGGTCCGGCCCGACGCGTTCATTCCGATTGCCGAAGACAACGGCCTCATCATCGAACTCACCCGCTCGCTGTTGCGTCAGATTCGCAACGACGTGGCCAAAGGCGCGTTACCGCAGGGCTTTCATATCGGCATCAACCTCGCCGAGCGCCACTTGCGCGACATGACCATCGTGCATGACATCGAGCGGTATTACGGCACGCTGAACGACACCTATCCGATGGTCGCCGAGATCACCGAGCGCTACGTGATTCGCGACACGGCCGCCGCACGCGGCGTGATGGCCGAGCTCCAGCGGCGCGGCATCGAGACCGCGCTCGACGATTTCGGCGCCGAGAACAACTCCATCGGGTATCTCAAGCGCTACGACTTCAACTATCTGAAGATCGACAAGGAATTCCTGCCCGTGACCGAGGACGATGTGGTCACGCGCAACATTTGCGATTCCATCATCCACCTCGCGGAGCGGCTGGACATGACGATCGTGGCCGAGGGCGTCGAGAACGAGATGCAGGCGAGCTACCTGCGCACGCGCAACGTCACCTATGCCCAGGGGTATCTGTTTGCCCGCCCGATCTCGTTCGACGAGCTGGTGCAATTCGCGATCGCCCATGCGGGCACCGGGCTGACGGCGGTCAAGCGCGGGGCGCCGGCGCCGTCCCGGCTGCCGTCTCCACGCATGACGGGATGA
- a CDS encoding TOBE domain-containing protein, whose product MDTSLQVSGSLWLHRGNSSLGGQARIALLEHIATTGSITAAAKAAGMSYKAAWDAVDAMNQLAGEPLVARSTGGRGGGGTRLTVRGAKLVAAFRAVEAAQQQFLARVAADLERFDEQWPIIARLGLQTSARNQLHGTISGIRHCGVNDEVTLTLPGGEAIVASLTHHSAQALGLATGGEAFALIKAPWIEIARGVDLAGLPTANRLCGTVDAIEDDEGQAEVILALPGGTRLAAVMPHDTLAARGLAPGVGATAAFTAASVIIGVMA is encoded by the coding sequence ATGGACACCTCTCTGCAAGTCAGCGGTTCGCTGTGGTTGCATCGTGGCAATTCGTCGCTCGGAGGCCAGGCGCGCATCGCCCTGCTGGAACACATTGCCACCACCGGTTCGATCACGGCGGCGGCCAAGGCGGCGGGCATGAGCTACAAGGCCGCGTGGGATGCCGTGGACGCCATGAATCAGTTGGCAGGCGAGCCGCTCGTGGCGCGCAGCACGGGCGGGCGCGGCGGTGGCGGTACGCGACTGACCGTCCGCGGCGCGAAACTGGTCGCCGCGTTCCGTGCCGTGGAGGCGGCGCAGCAGCAATTCCTCGCGCGCGTGGCGGCCGATCTGGAGCGTTTCGACGAACAGTGGCCGATCATCGCGCGCCTTGGACTCCAGACCAGCGCGCGCAACCAGTTGCACGGCACGATCAGCGGCATCCGGCATTGCGGCGTGAACGACGAAGTGACGCTGACGCTGCCGGGCGGCGAGGCCATCGTCGCGTCGCTCACCCATCACAGCGCGCAGGCATTGGGATTGGCGACCGGCGGCGAGGCGTTTGCGTTGATCAAAGCGCCCTGGATCGAAATCGCGCGCGGTGTCGATCTCGCCGGCTTGCCCACGGCCAACCGGCTCTGCGGCACGGTGGACGCCATCGAGGACGACGAGGGGCAGGCCGAAGTGATCCTCGCCCTGCCCGGCGGCACGCGGCTCGCAGCCGTCATGCCGCACGATACGCTCGCGGCGCGCGGGCTGGCGCCGGGTGTGGGGGCCACGGCCGCGTTTACCGCCGCCAGCGTGATCATCGGTGTGATGGCCTGA
- a CDS encoding MFS transporter, whose product MPIALYALTAGAFGIGVTEFVIMGLLLNVGADFGVSIAAAGLLISGYALGVVVGAPVMTTATARWPRKTVLLVLMAIFTVGNAACALAPTYGALMAARVLTSFAHGTFFGVGSVVATGLVPRERRASAIAVMFTGLTVANILGVPFGTWLGQHFGWRASFWAVTAIGVIAFLVIAGFVPRIAAPTHAGDWRADLRALARRPVLLGLLTTVLGWVGVFGVFTYIAPLLTEVTGFAEGAVSPILLVFGGGLVVGNLLGGKLADRHVVRTVLGSLMALSVVLGLMTFAMHSHWLAVVFVALLGVTAFGTVAPLQLWVMEKTSGAGESLASSFNIAAFNLGNAIGAWLGGFVIDHGPGLAAVPWVAALVPLAGAGVAVLSLRLDRRDALRQAVPNCETPAL is encoded by the coding sequence GTGCCCATCGCCCTTTACGCCCTCACCGCCGGTGCCTTCGGCATCGGCGTGACGGAGTTCGTCATCATGGGCCTGCTGCTCAACGTCGGCGCCGACTTCGGCGTGTCGATCGCGGCGGCGGGCCTGCTGATTTCCGGCTATGCCCTCGGTGTGGTGGTCGGCGCCCCGGTCATGACCACCGCGACCGCCCGCTGGCCGCGCAAGACCGTGCTGCTCGTGCTCATGGCGATCTTCACTGTCGGCAACGCCGCCTGTGCGCTCGCCCCGACGTACGGCGCGCTCATGGCCGCGCGCGTGCTCACCTCGTTCGCCCATGGCACGTTCTTCGGCGTCGGCTCCGTGGTCGCGACCGGATTGGTGCCGCGCGAGCGTCGGGCGTCCGCCATCGCCGTGATGTTCACCGGACTGACCGTCGCCAACATTCTGGGCGTGCCGTTCGGTACGTGGCTTGGACAGCATTTCGGATGGCGCGCCAGCTTCTGGGCCGTGACGGCCATTGGCGTGATCGCATTTCTGGTCATTGCGGGGTTCGTGCCGAGGATTGCCGCACCGACGCACGCGGGTGACTGGCGGGCCGACCTGCGCGCGCTGGCGCGCCGTCCGGTGTTGCTGGGCCTGCTCACGACCGTGCTCGGCTGGGTTGGCGTATTCGGCGTGTTCACCTATATCGCGCCGCTGCTGACCGAAGTGACGGGGTTTGCGGAAGGGGCCGTGTCGCCGATCCTGCTGGTCTTCGGCGGGGGTCTGGTCGTGGGGAACCTGCTGGGCGGCAAGCTCGCGGACCGTCATGTCGTGCGTACGGTATTGGGAAGCCTGATGGCGCTCTCGGTCGTGCTCGGCCTGATGACGTTCGCCATGCACTCGCACTGGCTGGCCGTCGTTTTCGTGGCGCTGCTCGGCGTGACCGCCTTCGGGACGGTGGCGCCGTTGCAGTTGTGGGTGATGGAGAAGACGTCGGGGGCGGGCGAGAGTCTCGCATCGAGCTTCAACATCGCCGCGTTCAACCTCGGCAACGCCATCGGCGCGTGGCTGGGCGGCTTCGTCATCGACCACGGCCCCGGGCTGGCTGCCGTGCCCTGGGTCGCGGCGCTGGTGCCGCTCGCCGGCGCCGGCGTGGCCGTGCTGAGCCTGCGACTGGATCGACGTGATGCCCTCCGTCAGGCCGTGCCGAACTGCGAAACGCCAGCGCTGTAA
- a CDS encoding LysR family transcriptional regulator: MGRQDVNRSGDMEVFTRVVELGGFSAAARALHMTPSAVSKLIARLETRLGTRLFNRSTRRLQLTPEGGAFHERAMRVLADIDAAEREAAAGAVPRGWLRVNSSVPIGTHYLLPVIPAFLARYPEIRLDLTLTDTVVDLLEQRADVAVRAGPLRDSRLVARKLGESQVHVVASPDYLARSAPLRTPADLVHHNVMAFNFDRQVQGWPFRDGSGGVTHFHQTGNLSLSDGETMRKLALQGVGLARHARYHVDDDLRAGRLVTVLEDYNAGEAEPVHAVYVGQGGHLPARVRAFLDFLVDNVHLP, translated from the coding sequence ATGGGTCGACAGGACGTCAATCGCTCCGGCGATATGGAAGTATTCACACGTGTGGTGGAACTCGGCGGGTTCTCTGCCGCCGCGCGGGCATTGCACATGACGCCTTCGGCCGTGAGCAAGTTGATCGCGCGGCTCGAAACGCGTCTGGGCACGCGCCTGTTCAACCGTTCGACTCGTCGGCTGCAACTTACCCCCGAGGGCGGCGCATTCCATGAGCGCGCGATGCGCGTGCTCGCCGATATCGACGCGGCCGAGCGCGAAGCGGCCGCGGGCGCCGTGCCGCGCGGATGGTTGCGGGTGAATTCGAGCGTGCCGATCGGCACCCACTACCTCTTGCCGGTGATTCCGGCGTTCCTCGCCCGGTATCCCGAAATCCGGCTCGATCTCACGCTCACCGACACCGTCGTCGACCTGCTGGAGCAGCGCGCCGACGTCGCCGTGCGCGCCGGTCCGCTACGCGACTCGCGACTCGTGGCACGAAAGCTCGGCGAAAGTCAGGTGCACGTGGTGGCGTCACCCGATTATCTTGCGCGCAGCGCCCCGCTGCGCACGCCTGCCGACCTGGTGCATCACAACGTCATGGCGTTCAACTTCGATCGCCAGGTGCAGGGCTGGCCGTTTCGCGACGGCTCGGGCGGCGTCACGCACTTCCACCAGACCGGCAACCTGTCGCTGAGCGACGGCGAGACAATGCGCAAGCTTGCACTCCAGGGGGTGGGGCTGGCGCGTCATGCGCGGTACCACGTCGACGACGACCTGCGCGCCGGACGCCTCGTCACCGTGCTCGAGGACTACAACGCGGGCGAGGCGGAGCCGGTGCACGCAGTGTACGTCGGGCAGGGCGGTCATTTGCCTGCGCGCGTGCGAGCGTTTCTCGACTTCCTCGTGGACAACGTGCACCTGCCCTGA
- a CDS encoding MFS transporter, producing MNERLCPAPAVSPKAAAPTASTPPISGGLGPNHRWKVLGVGVVANASFAAAMGGIPATAVQMRSAYALGTGDLGIVLGMIGLGIALSELPWGMLTDRWGDRRVLLVGLLVTALAFVGLGAWVVPRAPFIPSAPVLAAGMLLIGALGGSVNGSSGRAIMRWFHDRERGLAMSVRQCAVPLGGGIGALVLPGTAVHFGFGAVYIGLAAASLAAAGMAWLWLLEPPQGANGSAAPPASVAAKARDANQPAPTNGGGLPMQDRHYSPLRDARLLSTALGMAVLAMPQIAVLTFGTVFLHDFAHASVATISLTLGAVQAGAAITRVWSGRFTDKRRNRPQYLRVCTIVVGAVFALLALLVALLSLRPDWLAHGTPWVVILLIAGGVVASAWHGVAFTELATLAGASRAGTALGIGNTGVFLTMFLTPLSIPLLLSIAGWGLVWAGGLLCAAIAWPLFVWSHRQRA from the coding sequence ATGAATGAACGTCTCTGTCCTGCTCCCGCCGTTTCCCCGAAGGCAGCGGCGCCCACTGCGTCGACGCCGCCCATCTCAGGGGGTCTCGGCCCAAACCATCGCTGGAAGGTGCTCGGCGTCGGTGTGGTCGCCAACGCCAGCTTTGCCGCCGCGATGGGCGGCATTCCCGCGACGGCCGTGCAAATGCGCAGCGCCTACGCGCTCGGCACCGGCGATCTCGGTATCGTGCTCGGCATGATTGGCCTGGGCATCGCCCTGTCCGAATTGCCGTGGGGCATGTTGACCGATCGTTGGGGCGACCGCAGGGTGCTCCTCGTCGGTCTGTTGGTGACGGCGCTGGCATTCGTCGGTCTGGGGGCCTGGGTGGTGCCCAGGGCGCCGTTCATTCCGTCGGCGCCGGTGCTCGCGGCGGGCATGCTGCTCATCGGCGCGCTGGGCGGCAGCGTCAATGGGTCGAGCGGGCGCGCGATCATGCGTTGGTTTCACGATCGCGAGCGCGGCCTCGCGATGAGCGTACGGCAATGTGCCGTGCCCCTGGGGGGCGGGATCGGTGCGCTCGTACTCCCGGGCACCGCCGTGCACTTCGGCTTCGGCGCCGTGTACATCGGGCTTGCGGCGGCGTCGCTGGCGGCGGCCGGCATGGCCTGGCTTTGGTTGCTCGAACCGCCGCAGGGGGCGAACGGCAGTGCGGCGCCGCCGGCGAGCGTCGCGGCGAAAGCGCGCGACGCCAACCAGCCGGCCCCGACCAACGGCGGCGGCTTGCCGATGCAGGACAGGCATTACTCGCCGCTGCGAGATGCCCGACTGCTGAGTACGGCGCTGGGCATGGCGGTGCTCGCCATGCCGCAGATCGCCGTGCTCACGTTCGGCACGGTGTTTCTCCACGACTTCGCGCACGCCAGCGTGGCGACGATTTCGCTCACATTGGGCGCGGTGCAGGCCGGTGCGGCGATCACCCGTGTGTGGAGCGGACGCTTTACCGACAAGCGTCGCAATCGTCCGCAGTATCTGCGCGTGTGCACGATCGTGGTCGGCGCGGTGTTCGCGCTGCTCGCCCTGCTCGTGGCGCTGCTATCGCTGCGTCCCGACTGGCTCGCGCACGGCACGCCGTGGGTGGTGATCCTGCTGATTGCGGGCGGTGTGGTGGCGTCGGCGTGGCACGGGGTGGCGTTTACCGAATTGGCCACGCTCGCCGGCGCGTCGCGCGCGGGCACGGCACTCGGTATCGGAAACACCGGCGTCTTCCTCACGATGTTCCTCACGCCGCTTAGTATCCCGCTGCTGCTGTCGATCGCTGGATGGGGGCTGGTGTGGGCGGGCGGCCTGCTTTGCGCGGCCATCGCGTGGCCGTTGTTTGTCTGGTCGCACCGCCAACGCGCGTGA
- a CDS encoding LysR family transcriptional regulator yields MNARAFDLTQLRTFIAIHDAGSISAAAEQIFLSQSTVSEQLKKLEERAGQPLLVRSRKGMRPTPAGTRLLAYARQISALSEAAFEDLQGVLLDGELRIAITDYYRPHDVGRVLKRFTSLYPRLRLHVSAMQSAQIERTAMTGEHFDVGLALRLMNEDIGKGPRALGYRTPGTLVRRERLVWAMSSTLAEPVGEPLPLVTLPPSCALQSLVLGVLERHKVPYRVSHSAAGVAGMQLALSAGLGISCLNESALTADLVVCPPSLGLPPLPRAEFHLLPGRADETELIRHARNALLRLFA; encoded by the coding sequence ATGAACGCCCGAGCCTTCGATCTCACGCAGTTGCGCACCTTCATCGCCATTCACGACGCAGGCAGCATTTCCGCCGCGGCCGAACAGATCTTCCTGTCACAGTCCACCGTCAGCGAGCAACTCAAGAAGCTCGAAGAACGTGCTGGACAGCCACTGCTGGTGCGCTCGCGCAAGGGCATGCGCCCCACGCCCGCGGGGACACGGCTGCTCGCGTATGCCCGTCAGATATCGGCGCTCTCCGAAGCCGCATTCGAAGACCTGCAGGGCGTGTTGCTCGACGGAGAACTGCGCATCGCGATCACGGACTACTACCGACCGCACGACGTCGGTCGCGTGCTCAAGCGATTCACGAGTCTGTACCCGCGGTTGCGGCTGCATGTGAGCGCCATGCAAAGTGCGCAGATCGAGCGAACGGCGATGACCGGCGAGCACTTCGACGTGGGATTGGCGCTGCGGCTGATGAATGAAGATATCGGCAAAGGCCCCAGGGCGCTGGGGTATCGCACGCCAGGCACGCTTGTGCGGCGCGAACGTCTCGTGTGGGCCATGTCGTCGACGCTGGCGGAGCCCGTCGGCGAGCCGCTGCCGCTCGTGACCCTGCCGCCGTCGTGCGCTTTGCAAAGCCTCGTGCTGGGTGTGCTCGAGCGTCACAAGGTGCCATATCGCGTATCGCACTCGGCGGCGGGCGTCGCCGGCATGCAGCTGGCGCTGAGCGCAGGGTTGGGTATTTCGTGTCTGAACGAATCGGCGCTCACCGCCGACCTCGTCGTCTGCCCGCCATCGCTCGGCCTGCCGCCGCTGCCGCGCGCGGAATTCCACCTGCTGCCCGGACGCGCCGACGAAACGGAGCTGATCCGCCACGCGCGCAATGCGCTGTTGCGCCTGTTCGCGTGA
- a CDS encoding DUF2288 domain-containing protein, with amino-acid sequence MDSPKPLPSDPSAQAAAAGASDTYLRLLGETAKIDWKDLESFFARGALLYVAPGVDLVSVAQAVADDDTTTVSQWLSSGLVQRMQAEQASDFAARTPELWAVVVAPWVLVQERGTVA; translated from the coding sequence ATGGATTCCCCAAAGCCTCTCCCGTCCGACCCATCCGCCCAGGCCGCTGCCGCCGGGGCAAGCGACACCTATCTGCGTCTGCTCGGCGAGACTGCCAAGATCGACTGGAAGGACCTGGAGTCGTTCTTCGCGCGCGGCGCGCTGCTCTACGTCGCCCCCGGCGTCGATCTCGTGTCGGTCGCGCAAGCGGTTGCCGACGACGACACCACCACCGTGTCGCAGTGGCTTTCGTCGGGCCTGGTGCAGCGAATGCAGGCCGAACAGGCGTCGGATTTCGCGGCGCGCACGCCCGAACTTTGGGCCGTCGTCGTGGCACCGTGGGTGCTCGTGCAGGAGCGCGGCACCGTCGCCTGA
- the pepE gene encoding dipeptidase PepE gives MKQILMMSSSRKGNLGYLEQVDDQVHAVLRGRARRVLFVPYAGGITSSFDDYEARVKPTFERLGYALESIHRSPDPRAAVALADAVVVGGGNTFALLDRLYNAGLVGLLRERVNAGMPYVGWSAGANVVCPTIRTTNDMPIVEPPTLKALNLIPFQVNPHFISGKPDGHNGESREERLAEYLAINPDECVVAIPEGTALHVQGDQATVMGDFDALCFRQGGIVEKLAPGSTFALASI, from the coding sequence GTGAAACAGATTCTGATGATGAGCAGTTCCCGCAAGGGCAACCTGGGGTATCTGGAGCAGGTCGACGATCAGGTGCACGCGGTACTGCGCGGGCGTGCCCGGCGTGTGTTGTTCGTGCCGTACGCGGGCGGCATCACGTCCAGCTTCGATGACTACGAGGCACGCGTGAAACCTACCTTCGAGCGGCTCGGCTACGCGCTCGAGTCGATCCACCGAAGCCCGGACCCACGCGCCGCGGTGGCGCTCGCCGACGCGGTGGTGGTGGGCGGCGGCAACACGTTCGCCCTGCTCGATCGCCTCTACAACGCGGGGCTCGTGGGTCTGTTGCGCGAGCGCGTGAATGCGGGCATGCCGTATGTGGGGTGGAGCGCCGGGGCGAACGTGGTGTGTCCCACGATTCGTACGACGAACGACATGCCCATCGTCGAGCCGCCGACGCTCAAGGCCCTCAACCTGATTCCGTTCCAGGTGAACCCGCATTTCATCAGCGGCAAGCCCGACGGCCACAACGGCGAGTCGCGCGAGGAGCGCCTGGCGGAGTATCTGGCGATCAATCCCGATGAGTGCGTCGTCGCCATTCCGGAAGGCACCGCGTTGCACGTGCAGGGCGATCAGGCGACCGTGATGGGAGATTTCGACGCGTTGTGCTTCAGGCAGGGCGGCATCGTCGAGAAGCTCGCCCCGGGCAGCACGTTCGCGCTGGCGTCGATCTGA